From Nocardia sp. NBC_00416:
TCGTGAGCCGACCGGGTCCCGATCTTCACCATCAGGGAGAGAACGTCATGAAAGTGACTGTCGAACAAGGGAAATGCATTGCCGCCGGGCATTGCGTGATGGCGGCGGACGCGGTGTTCGATCAGCGTGAGGACGACGGCATCGTCGTGCTGCTGGACGAGAATCCGCCGGACGAGCTCGCCGACGAGGTGCGCGAGGCCGCCGCTGTGTGCCCCGCCATGGCCATCCACGTCCACGAGGAGTAGTTGTGTCGAATACATCCGGGTCCGAGACCTCGACCCACGCACCCGATACCGGGGACATCCTGTCCTACCCGCTGGACCGCGCGCCCGGCTGCCCGTTCGCGCCGCCGCCCGAGGTCCTCGGGTTGATCACCGAGCGACCGCTGAGCCGTGTCCGGATCTGGGACGGCAGCACACCGTGGCTGGTCACGGGTTACGCCGAACTCAAATCGCTGATGTCCGATCCGCGGATCAGCGTCGAGGACCATCATCCGGGCTTCCCGCACTGGAACGAGGGCATGCTCGATCTGGTGAATCACCGTGCCAAGTCGGTGTTCAACACCGACGGCGAGGAACACAGCCGGTTCCGCCGGATGATGACCAAACCCTTCACGGTGAAGCGTGTCGACGCACTGCGTCCGGCGATCCAGCAGATCACCGACGACCATATCGACGCCGTCCTGGCCGGTCCCAAGCCCGCCGACCTGGTCGAGGCGCTGGCCCTGCCGGTGCCGTCGCTGGTGATCAGCGAAATGCTGGGCGTGCCCTACGCGGACCACGAATTCTTCCAGCAGCACGCGACGACCGGTGTCTCCCGCTACGCCACCAAGGAGGAAGCGGCCGACGGACGGGTCGGGCTGGCCCGGTACCTGATCGATCTGATCAAGTCCAAAATGGAGAACCCGGCCGAGGATATGGTCACCGAACTAGCCGAACGGGTCACCGCCGGTGAGATCTCCATGAAGGAAGCCGCCCAGATCGGCACCGGGGTGCTCATCGCGGGTCACGAGACCAGCGCGAATATGATCTCGCTCGGTACGCTTGCGCTGCTCGAGAACCCGGACCAGCTGGCACTGTTGCGCGATACCGACGATCCCAAGGTCGTCGGAGGCGCGGTCGAGGAACTGCTCCGGTATCTCAGCATCATCCAGAACGGCCAGCGCCGGGTCGCGCTCGACGATATCGAGATCGGCGGGCACACCATCAAGTCCGGTGAGGGTGTGATCATCGACCTCGCGCCCGCCAACTGGGATCCGCATCAGTTCCCGGAACCGGACAAGCTGGATCTGACCCGCCCGGCCCGGCTGCACGTCGGCTTCGGTTTCGGTCCGCACCAGTGCGTCGGCCAGCAGCTGGCCCGGGTGGAACTCCAGATCGTCTTCAAAACCCTGCTGACCCGGATTCCCGCTATGCGCCTGGCGATTCCGGTCGAAAACGTCGAATTCAAGCACGACAAGCTGGCCTACGGCCTGTACCGCCTACCGGTGACGTGGTGACCGCGTCGAATCACTTCCGAGAGGAGACCGACCTG
This genomic window contains:
- a CDS encoding ferredoxin — translated: MKVTVEQGKCIAAGHCVMAADAVFDQREDDGIVVLLDENPPDELADEVREAAAVCPAMAIHVHEE
- a CDS encoding cytochrome P450; translated protein: MSNTSGSETSTHAPDTGDILSYPLDRAPGCPFAPPPEVLGLITERPLSRVRIWDGSTPWLVTGYAELKSLMSDPRISVEDHHPGFPHWNEGMLDLVNHRAKSVFNTDGEEHSRFRRMMTKPFTVKRVDALRPAIQQITDDHIDAVLAGPKPADLVEALALPVPSLVISEMLGVPYADHEFFQQHATTGVSRYATKEEAADGRVGLARYLIDLIKSKMENPAEDMVTELAERVTAGEISMKEAAQIGTGVLIAGHETSANMISLGTLALLENPDQLALLRDTDDPKVVGGAVEELLRYLSIIQNGQRRVALDDIEIGGHTIKSGEGVIIDLAPANWDPHQFPEPDKLDLTRPARLHVGFGFGPHQCVGQQLARVELQIVFKTLLTRIPAMRLAIPVENVEFKHDKLAYGLYRLPVTW